Proteins encoded together in one Laspinema palackyanum D2c window:
- a CDS encoding helix-turn-helix transcriptional regulator, which yields MEENQDLLTFMKLRERVGLTQRELAQSLGVTVTTISAWENGRHEPKLTILQVKRLMEVLDCSLEDLVEAVQNVNRKKPLTDS from the coding sequence ATGGAAGAGAACCAAGATCTACTGACGTTCATGAAATTAAGGGAGAGAGTGGGATTGACTCAGCGAGAGCTTGCTCAATCCCTGGGAGTAACCGTAACGACTATCAGTGCATGGGAAAACGGACGTCACGAACCAAAACTGACGATCCTCCAAGTGAAGCGATTGATGGAAGTCCTAGATTGCTCTTTAGAGGATCTGGTAGAAGCCGTCCAAAATGTTAACCGGAAAAAACCCCTAACAGATTCCTAG